The sequence AGCAGATGGCATTATCGGAACGTTTTCTTATATTCGACGCTGCAGTGCCGTGGCAGGAGCCTTTTTTCGAGCTCGGCGGCAAGGAGCATCCTGCTCTTTTTGTTGTAATGCCTTGTGATGGCAAGTGGAAGCTTCGCGGTATACCGCCGTCGTATAATGATATGGAAGTTAGAGTGCCATTTCCTGAGTCGTGGGCAGGGCTTTTAGGCGACGAGCTTCGTGAGGTGTCGGGGATACCGGGAGCGGTGTTCTGCCATAAGGGAAAGTTCATTGCTATCTTCAAGACTAAAGAGGCAGCGCTTGCCGCTCTAGACTATGTCCTTAACAAGGAGTGCTTATGACGACGATATTTAGTAAGATCCTTGACGGCGAAATCCCTTGCGACAAGGTTTTTGAGAACGAACGCATCCTTGCTTTTAACGATATAAACCCTGTTGCTCCTGTGCATATCCTAATTATCCCCAAGAGGAGAGGCATTGAGAGCCTTAAGGGCCTTAATGATGGCGATACTGCTCTTGTTGGCGAGATGGTTATGGTGGCGAAGTCCCTCGCCGAGGAGTATGGCGTTGCCGAAGGGTATCGTCTTCTTACAAACGTCGGTAATCATGCTGGGCAGGCGGTCTATCATCTTCATTTTCATCTAATAGGAGGGCGTCCTCTTGGCCCGATGGCATAGGTTTTTCCTTGCTTCATTTGTTGTGGTATCGACGCTATGCGGTAGCGATGCCCAAGAAGATATTGAGAAGGTCCGGGCGCATATCGTCATCGGCGACGTTCCTGCTGCGATACGTGAAGCCCGCGAGGGTGTTAAGAGGTTCCCTGACGACGAAGACACCTATGCTGCTTTTGTCGGCGCTCTTGCCTTAGAGGCTTCTGACAAAGAGATCGTCGCTGCATGGAAGGATTATTCTACGATATTCCCTGAAGGCGTGTTACGCGACGCCGTCCTAGAAGATATGGCGTGGGGGATAGTACGCAATGGTTCCAATGCATCTTCTGTGGTGGCGCGGCTGTCGTCTATGGTTGGTGCTGTTTCTTCCAACGACATACGCGCTGTAAATATCCTAATAAAGAATATGCGTGGAGCGAACTCGTTTCTCCGTGGTGTTGCTGTCAAGCTGGCGCCTTACCTTCGCGATAGTGCTCTCAAAGAAGAGCTTCTATCGCTTCTTGACAACGAACGCGACTGGTATGTACGTCTTGCTGTAATAGAATCTTTAGGGGAGATGCATGTCGCTGAGATCACAGAAAAACTCGAGTCTTTGCTCGACGATGAGCGTACTATGGCGGAAATCAAGATACAGTCGATAGAAGCCCTTGGAGTCCTTGTCGAAGACAATGCCGTCGAAGAGATACGCTCTCTGGCACAAAGCGACCGTGCCATCTTGAGGACGATAGCATGCCGT is a genomic window of Waddliaceae bacterium containing:
- a CDS encoding histidine triad nucleotide-binding protein yields the protein MTTIFSKILDGEIPCDKVFENERILAFNDINPVAPVHILIIPKRRGIESLKGLNDGDTALVGEMVMVAKSLAEEYGVAEGYRLLTNVGNHAGQAVYHLHFHLIGGRPLGPMA